A region from the Lates calcarifer isolate ASB-BC8 linkage group LG2, TLL_Latcal_v3, whole genome shotgun sequence genome encodes:
- the LOC108887954 gene encoding cell surface A33 antigen isoform X3 gives MEGGISSLTLLCLVLSGVGAIQVVIPKDVYEYARGDNITLPCTFTPKPGSTPSLVIVSWSVEGLEAGAEEHLILTYYSTGVTDITQIYEGRVSVDVNIGTGKANLNLSSITLADNKIFKCLVQIPGDEDGKPLDTARLVVLVAPSTPICKIQGKAEYGQNINLTCVSEEGSPPPTYSWESRDVRNMPRVPDPRTTDRGGILSLYNISKDTSGFYTCTSRNKIRAASCNITLAVMPPSMNIGSTAGIIAAVAGLLVILIIIIYCCCCRKKKEDEEYAMGVREEEYHDKEPNGKSHRAEDARSPDDSSVRSPDDRYEERSERGNDRRRDYDDRRSDYDDRRSDFDDRRSDYDDRRRDYDDRRRDDHRKDYNDRRSDYDDRRSDYDDRRDRYSDRNERYDDNRHYDDERRYNDQRDRRYDDNDHYDEPYDDRDHDRPPVPNNKPARRDYDD, from the exons ATGGAGGGGGGGATTTCTAGTTTGACCCTGCTGTGTCTCG TGCTGTCTGGTGTTGGTGCCATCCAAGTGGTCATCCCTAAAGACGTGTATGAGTATGCCCGGGGTGACAACATCACACTGCCCTGCACCTTTACACCTAAACCTGGAAGTACCCCCAGTCTAGTCATTGTCTCATGGTCTGTTGAGGGTTTAGAAGCTGGCGCTGAGGAG CACCTGATCCTCACCTACTACTCCACTGGTGTTACTGACATCACACAAATATATGAAGGTCGGGTGTCTGTGGATGTAAACATTGGAACTGGAAAGGCCAACTTAAATCTGTCCTCCATCACATTAGCTGACAACAAGATCTTTAAGTGTCTTGTCCAGATCCCAGGTGATGAGGATGGCAAGCCATTAGACACTGCGCGTTTGGTGGTTTTAG TGGCTCCGTCTACACCCATCTGTAAGATTCAGGGTAAGGCAGAGTACGGCCAGAACATCAACCTGACCTGTGTGTCTGAGGAGGGTTCCCCACCACCCACTTACTCATGGGAAAGTCGCGATGTACGAAACATGCCTCGTGTTCCTGACCCCAGAACCACTGACA GGGGAGGCATCCTGTCTCTTTACAATATCTCCAAAGATACATCAGGATTCTACACCTGCACCTCAAGGAACAAGATCCGTGCTGCAAGCTGCAACATCACCCTCGCAGTCATGCCTC CTTCCATGAACATCGGCTCCACTGCAGGAATCATTGCTGCAGTTGCCGGCTTGTTGGTCatactcatcatcatcatctactgctgctgctgccgcaaGAAGAAGGAGGACGAGGAATATGCCATGGG AGTCCGTGAGGAGGAGTACCACGACAAAGAGCCAAATGGCAAGAGTCACCGTGCTGAGGACGCACGCAGTCCTGACGACTCCAGTGTGAGGAGCCCTGACGACCGTTACGAGGAACGGAGCGAGCGTGGCAATGACCGCCGCAGGGACTATGACGATCGCCGCAGCGACTATGATGATCGTCGTAGCGACTTTGATGATCGTCGCAGCGACTATGATGACCGCCGCAGGGACTATGATGACCGCCGCAGGGATGACCACCGCAAGGACTACAATGATCGCCGCAGCGACTACGATGACCGCCGCAGCGACTACGACGACCGCCGCGACAGGTACAGCGATCGCAATGAGCGCTACGACGACAACCGCCACTACGACGATGAGCGCCGCTACAATGACCAGAGAGACCGTCGCTATGATGACAATGACCACTACGATGAGCCCTATGATGACCGTGACCATGACAGACCACCTGTGCCAAACAATAAGCCAGCGAGGAGGGACTACGATGACTAA
- the LOC108887954 gene encoding cell surface A33 antigen isoform X2, which translates to MEGMISTLTLLCLVLSGVGAIQVVIPKDVYEYARGDNITLPCTFTPKPGSTPSLVIVSWSVEGLEAGAEEHLILTYYSTGVTDITQIYEGRVSVDVNIGTGKANLNLSSITLADNKIFKCLVQIPGDEDGKPLDTARLVVLVAPSTPICKIQGKAEYGQNINLTCVSEEGSPPPTYSWESRDVRNMPRVPDPRTTDRGGILSLYNISKDTSGFYTCTSRNKIRAASCNITLAVMPPSMNIGSTAGIIAAVAGLLVILIIIIYCCCCRKKKEDEEYAMGVREEEYHDKEPNGKSHRAEDARSPDDSSVRSPDDRYEERSERGNDRRRDYDDRRSDYDDRRSDFDDRRSDYDDRRRDYDDRRRDDHRKDYNDRRSDYDDRRSDYDDRRDRYSDRNERYDDNRHYDDERRYNDQRDRRYDDNDHYDEPYDDRDHDRPPVPNNKPARRDYDD; encoded by the exons TGCTGTCTGGTGTTGGTGCCATCCAAGTGGTCATCCCTAAAGACGTGTATGAGTATGCCCGGGGTGACAACATCACACTGCCCTGCACCTTTACACCTAAACCTGGAAGTACCCCCAGTCTAGTCATTGTCTCATGGTCTGTTGAGGGTTTAGAAGCTGGCGCTGAGGAG CACCTGATCCTCACCTACTACTCCACTGGTGTTACTGACATCACACAAATATATGAAGGTCGGGTGTCTGTGGATGTAAACATTGGAACTGGAAAGGCCAACTTAAATCTGTCCTCCATCACATTAGCTGACAACAAGATCTTTAAGTGTCTTGTCCAGATCCCAGGTGATGAGGATGGCAAGCCATTAGACACTGCGCGTTTGGTGGTTTTAG TGGCTCCGTCTACACCCATCTGTAAGATTCAGGGTAAGGCAGAGTACGGCCAGAACATCAACCTGACCTGTGTGTCTGAGGAGGGTTCCCCACCACCCACTTACTCATGGGAAAGTCGCGATGTACGAAACATGCCTCGTGTTCCTGACCCCAGAACCACTGACA GGGGAGGCATCCTGTCTCTTTACAATATCTCCAAAGATACATCAGGATTCTACACCTGCACCTCAAGGAACAAGATCCGTGCTGCAAGCTGCAACATCACCCTCGCAGTCATGCCTC CTTCCATGAACATCGGCTCCACTGCAGGAATCATTGCTGCAGTTGCCGGCTTGTTGGTCatactcatcatcatcatctactgctgctgctgccgcaaGAAGAAGGAGGACGAGGAATATGCCATGGG AGTCCGTGAGGAGGAGTACCACGACAAAGAGCCAAATGGCAAGAGTCACCGTGCTGAGGACGCACGCAGTCCTGACGACTCCAGTGTGAGGAGCCCTGACGACCGTTACGAGGAACGGAGCGAGCGTGGCAATGACCGCCGCAGGGACTATGACGATCGCCGCAGCGACTATGATGATCGTCGTAGCGACTTTGATGATCGTCGCAGCGACTATGATGACCGCCGCAGGGACTATGATGACCGCCGCAGGGATGACCACCGCAAGGACTACAATGATCGCCGCAGCGACTACGATGACCGCCGCAGCGACTACGACGACCGCCGCGACAGGTACAGCGATCGCAATGAGCGCTACGACGACAACCGCCACTACGACGATGAGCGCCGCTACAATGACCAGAGAGACCGTCGCTATGATGACAATGACCACTACGATGAGCCCTATGATGACCGTGACCATGACAGACCACCTGTGCCAAACAATAAGCCAGCGAGGAGGGACTACGATGACTAA